A genomic window from Streptomyces broussonetiae includes:
- a CDS encoding phosphatidylglycerol lysyltransferase domain-containing protein, which produces MPAQQSTVTSAQVPGQRGTRRSLQLPAPSPRVRAVAASATVWYLRMAAVFNIIAVMSLPFRREVQEHNDGKIFTARHVHAHTHHAGQFFTPYLATAGLASAAAAIFLALVMRRGKRAAWVVNILLAGPLFVLYVLALTQHPFRDHAFNWVSTALTGLFVAALLIGRREFNAVGDPSNPRLALAVGAGGVLLTGGLGTLLVHATNKLPHAPLLEELAYTLLRGISVGPLADRVDSVHAPRWADIIINLLLAAAFCLVLYACFRSPRGRRLLTGEDEEKLRALLDKHGARDSLGYFALRRDKAVVFSPTGKAAVTYRVIGAVSLASGDPIGDPEAWPGAIDAWLAEARRHAWTPAVMGASEEAGTIYARHGLDALELGDEAIVDIADFTLEGRAMRVVRQAHNRVKRAGYTVRIRRHEDIPADEMAVLVQRADDWRDGATERGFSMALGRLGDPADGRCVMLECRDANDEPRALLSFVPWGEHGLSLDLMRRDRDCENGLMEYMVVELLLQAKELGVQRVSLNFAMFRAVFERGARLGAGPVLRLWRSVLTFFSRWWQIESLYRANAKYRPVWEPRFLLFAKSSDIPRIGLASARAEGFLTLPGMGGKS; this is translated from the coding sequence ATGCCCGCACAGCAGTCGACCGTGACCTCCGCGCAGGTCCCCGGCCAGCGCGGTACGCGCCGCTCGCTCCAGTTGCCCGCGCCCAGCCCACGGGTGCGCGCGGTGGCAGCCTCGGCCACCGTGTGGTACCTGCGGATGGCCGCCGTCTTCAACATCATCGCGGTGATGTCGCTGCCGTTCCGCAGAGAGGTGCAGGAACACAACGACGGCAAGATCTTCACCGCCCGCCACGTCCACGCGCACACGCACCACGCCGGCCAGTTCTTCACCCCGTACCTGGCCACCGCGGGCCTGGCCTCGGCCGCGGCGGCGATCTTCCTGGCCCTGGTGATGCGGCGCGGCAAGCGGGCCGCCTGGGTGGTCAACATCCTGCTCGCCGGGCCCCTGTTCGTGCTCTACGTCCTCGCCCTCACCCAGCACCCGTTCCGCGACCACGCCTTCAACTGGGTCTCCACGGCCCTCACCGGTCTCTTCGTGGCCGCACTGCTGATCGGCCGCCGTGAGTTCAACGCCGTCGGCGACCCCTCCAACCCCAGGCTCGCGCTGGCCGTCGGCGCCGGCGGGGTCCTGCTGACCGGTGGCCTCGGCACCCTGCTCGTGCACGCCACCAACAAACTGCCGCACGCGCCGCTCCTCGAGGAACTGGCCTACACCCTGCTGCGCGGCATCAGCGTCGGCCCGCTCGCCGACCGCGTCGACTCCGTGCACGCGCCCCGCTGGGCCGACATCATCATCAACCTCCTGCTCGCCGCCGCCTTCTGCCTGGTCCTGTACGCCTGCTTCCGCTCCCCGCGCGGACGCCGGCTGCTCACCGGCGAGGACGAGGAGAAACTGCGCGCCCTGCTCGACAAGCACGGCGCCCGCGACTCCCTCGGCTACTTCGCGCTGCGCCGCGACAAGGCCGTCGTCTTCTCCCCCACCGGCAAGGCGGCCGTCACCTACCGCGTCATCGGCGCGGTCTCCCTCGCCTCCGGCGACCCGATCGGCGACCCGGAGGCCTGGCCCGGCGCCATCGACGCCTGGCTCGCCGAGGCCCGCCGCCACGCCTGGACCCCGGCCGTCATGGGTGCGAGCGAGGAGGCCGGCACGATCTACGCCCGCCACGGCCTGGACGCCCTCGAACTCGGTGACGAGGCGATCGTCGACATCGCCGACTTCACCCTCGAGGGCCGTGCGATGCGCGTGGTCCGCCAGGCCCACAACCGGGTCAAGCGGGCCGGATACACGGTCCGTATCCGCCGCCACGAGGACATCCCCGCCGACGAGATGGCGGTCCTCGTCCAGCGCGCCGACGACTGGCGCGACGGCGCCACCGAACGCGGCTTCTCCATGGCCCTCGGCCGGCTCGGCGACCCGGCGGACGGCCGCTGCGTCATGCTGGAGTGCCGCGACGCGAACGACGAACCGCGCGCCCTGCTCAGCTTCGTCCCCTGGGGCGAGCACGGCCTCTCCCTGGACCTGATGCGCCGCGACCGCGACTGCGAGAACGGCCTGATGGAGTACATGGTCGTGGAACTGCTCCTGCAGGCGAAGGAGTTGGGCGTCCAGCGGGTCTCCCTGAACTTCGCCATGTTCCGCGCCGTCTTCGAACGCGGCGCCCGCCTCGGCGCGGGCCCCGTCCTGCGCCTGTGGCGCTCCGTCCTCACCTTCTTCTCCCGCTGGTGGCAGATCGAGTCCCTCTACCGCGCCAACGCCAAGTACCGCCCGGTGTGGGAGCCGCGCTTCCTGCTCTTCGCCAAGTCCAGCGACATTCCCCGCATCGGTCTGGCTTCGGCACGGGCGGAGGGGTTCCTCACGTTGCCGGGGATGGGCGGGAAGTCGTAG
- a CDS encoding SPFH domain-containing protein — MFGYRVPAPDEAMLISGGRRGLGGAPFRVVTGHGKFVLPVLRKVRFLTLSMCEAEVTETCVTKQGISLHVRAVIAFKVGNDQESIINAGQRFLSDQEQMSVLTGRIFAGHLRAIIGSMTVEEIVTERQKLAAEVLDTSKVEMAKIGLIVDSLQIQSIDDGDTGYIAAMSAPHKAAIQRQAQIAQAQATQAAVEAEQAAARKQAEYARQTAVVKAEYSAEVDRAQAQAAQAGPLAQAHAQQEVLDAQTELAQRQALLRQQQLVAEVVKPAEAEAERVRILASAEAQRMKIQAEAAASYDRVALDRMLIDQLPQIVKEAAGGLAGANVNVLNGADGLGEIAAGLVSQGLTILDSVRQNLGGQDKDVKNTGSSSLLQLHSGKERRSDDDGPVDVD; from the coding sequence ATGTTCGGATACCGCGTTCCCGCTCCCGACGAGGCGATGCTGATCTCGGGTGGCAGGCGGGGACTGGGGGGCGCTCCGTTCCGCGTGGTCACGGGCCATGGCAAGTTCGTGCTTCCGGTCCTTCGCAAGGTCCGCTTCCTGACGCTGTCGATGTGCGAGGCGGAAGTCACCGAGACCTGCGTGACCAAGCAGGGCATCTCCCTGCACGTCCGCGCGGTCATCGCCTTCAAGGTCGGCAACGACCAGGAGAGCATCATCAACGCCGGCCAGCGCTTCCTGTCCGACCAGGAGCAGATGTCGGTGCTCACCGGCCGGATCTTCGCCGGCCACCTGCGTGCCATCATCGGCTCGATGACGGTCGAGGAGATCGTCACCGAGCGCCAGAAGCTCGCCGCCGAGGTCCTCGACACCTCGAAGGTGGAGATGGCGAAGATCGGCCTGATCGTCGACTCGCTGCAGATCCAGTCGATCGACGACGGCGACACCGGTTACATCGCCGCGATGTCCGCCCCGCACAAGGCGGCCATCCAGCGTCAGGCCCAGATCGCCCAGGCGCAGGCCACCCAGGCCGCGGTCGAGGCGGAGCAGGCGGCGGCCCGCAAGCAGGCCGAGTACGCCCGGCAGACCGCCGTCGTCAAGGCCGAGTACTCCGCCGAGGTGGACCGCGCCCAGGCCCAGGCCGCACAGGCCGGACCGCTGGCGCAGGCCCACGCCCAGCAGGAGGTGCTGGACGCCCAGACGGAACTGGCCCAGCGTCAGGCACTGTTGCGCCAGCAGCAGTTGGTGGCCGAGGTCGTCAAGCCCGCCGAGGCCGAGGCCGAGCGGGTCAGGATCCTCGCCTCCGCCGAGGCCCAGCGCATGAAGATCCAGGCGGAGGCCGCCGCCTCCTACGACCGGGTCGCGCTCGACCGGATGCTCATCGACCAGCTCCCGCAGATCGTGAAGGAGGCCGCCGGCGGTCTGGCCGGTGCCAACGTCAACGTCCTCAACGGCGCGGACGGCCTCGGCGAGATCGCCGCCGGCCTGGTCTCCCAGGGCCTGACGATCCTCGACTCGGTCCGGCAGAACCTGGGAGGCCAGGACAAGGACGTCAAGAACACCGGCAGCAGCAGCCTGCTCCAGCTGCACTCGGGCAAGGAGCGCCGCTCGGACGACGACGGTCCGGTCGACGTGGACTAA
- a CDS encoding LCP family protein codes for MSDPWDGPGRQATRSGAQVPGQRPAGSDAVRPRGGRTASGAAPGSRGDSGTRRPLPVRRGRRVLKILGISLSALILVTSGVGWWFYEHLNGNIHSVSLDGKGGTEKADAFGRTPINILVMGSDGRTSAEDCKLGGGCSRTGVQTGNGNADVEMVVHISADRSNATVMSIPRDTMTRVPACTDAASAQSTPGYYGQINSALAYGPACQVATVHQLTGIPIDHFVKLDFSGVVKMSDAVGGVSVCVSDNVYDTYSHLKLSKGDHTLQGQAALEFVRSRHGFGDGSDLGRTTTQHIFLSAMIRKFKSAGTLTDPTAVYGLADAATKALTVDDGLGTVKKLISLASDVNKVPAKRMTFTTMQTAPDPSDSDHVVVGAGARTLFSTIANDQSLTTGSGGKSAAASATAKPTASAKPTAPAVPASQIAVTVENGTTVIGRASDIATTLTDQGFSSATTTANAPSPATTTTLTYGTGRQAQAQTVAKALGLSSSQLKQGTGTGLTLVIGADWPSGTGFPAGTSSPAPADTHAAVSNAHASTADEAKSCAQVSQYRTVNLNGVSMTPAQAYAAAKDTPDSDA; via the coding sequence ATGAGCGACCCGTGGGACGGCCCAGGCCGCCAGGCGACGCGCAGCGGAGCCCAGGTGCCGGGACAGCGTCCGGCCGGGAGCGACGCCGTGCGTCCTCGGGGCGGCCGGACCGCGTCCGGCGCGGCCCCCGGCTCGCGCGGTGACAGCGGGACGCGGCGGCCCCTTCCGGTGCGGCGCGGCAGGCGCGTGCTGAAGATCCTCGGCATATCCCTGTCGGCGCTCATCCTGGTCACGTCCGGTGTGGGCTGGTGGTTCTACGAGCACCTGAACGGCAACATCCACAGCGTCTCGCTGGACGGCAAGGGCGGCACCGAGAAGGCCGACGCCTTCGGCCGCACTCCGATCAACATCCTCGTGATGGGCTCGGACGGCCGTACCAGCGCGGAGGACTGCAAGCTCGGCGGCGGCTGCTCCAGGACGGGCGTGCAGACCGGCAACGGGAACGCGGACGTCGAGATGGTGGTGCACATCTCCGCCGACCGCTCCAACGCCACGGTGATGAGCATCCCCCGGGACACCATGACCAGGGTCCCGGCCTGCACGGACGCCGCCTCCGCCCAGTCCACGCCCGGCTACTACGGCCAGATCAACAGCGCCCTGGCATACGGCCCCGCCTGCCAGGTGGCCACCGTCCACCAGCTCACCGGCATCCCCATCGACCACTTCGTCAAGCTCGACTTCTCCGGCGTGGTGAAGATGTCGGACGCGGTCGGCGGTGTCTCCGTCTGCGTCAGCGACAACGTCTACGACACCTACTCGCACCTGAAGCTGTCCAAGGGCGACCACACCCTCCAGGGGCAGGCGGCGCTGGAGTTCGTCCGCTCCCGGCACGGCTTCGGCGACGGCAGCGACCTCGGCCGCACCACGACCCAGCACATCTTCCTCAGCGCGATGATCCGCAAGTTCAAGAGCGCGGGCACGCTGACCGACCCGACGGCGGTCTACGGCCTGGCCGACGCGGCCACCAAGGCGCTGACGGTGGACGACGGTCTGGGGACGGTGAAGAAGCTGATCTCGCTCGCCTCGGACGTGAACAAGGTGCCGGCGAAGCGGATGACGTTCACGACGATGCAGACGGCACCCGACCCCTCCGACAGCGACCACGTGGTCGTAGGGGCGGGAGCCAGGACGCTGTTCTCCACCATCGCCAACGACCAGTCGCTGACGACCGGTTCGGGCGGGAAGTCGGCGGCGGCCTCGGCGACCGCGAAGCCCACCGCCTCGGCGAAGCCCACCGCCCCTGCGGTGCCCGCCTCGCAGATCGCCGTGACGGTGGAGAACGGCACCACCGTCATCGGCCGGGCCTCGGACATCGCGACCACCCTGACCGACCAGGGCTTCAGCTCCGCGACGACCACGGCCAACGCCCCGAGCCCCGCGACCACCACCACGCTGACGTACGGCACCGGCCGGCAGGCGCAGGCGCAGACGGTCGCCAAGGCGCTCGGCCTGTCCTCCTCGCAGCTGAAGCAGGGCACCGGTACGGGCCTGACTCTGGTGATCGGCGCCGACTGGCCGAGCGGCACCGGTTTCCCGGCCGGTACCTCTTCGCCGGCGCCCGCCGACACGCACGCCGCGGTCTCCAACGCGCACGCCTCCACCGCCGACGAGGCCAAGAGCTGTGCCCAGGTCAGCCAGTACCGGACGGTGAACCTCAACGGGGTGTCGATGACACCGGCGCAGGCGTACGCGGCGGCGAAGGACACGCCCGATTCCGACGCCTGA